The following proteins are co-located in the Gammaproteobacteria bacterium genome:
- a CDS encoding DUF4212 domain-containing protein — protein MSKENASAYWAANLRLLVGCLVVWFIVSYGFGIILAAPLNHIHLGGYPLGFWFAQQGSIYTFVILIFFYAWRMNKLDRHYDVHED, from the coding sequence ATAAGCAAAGAGAACGCCAGTGCCTACTGGGCGGCCAATCTGCGCCTGCTGGTAGGCTGTCTCGTCGTGTGGTTCATCGTTTCCTACGGGTTCGGCATTATCCTCGCCGCACCCTTGAACCACATTCATCTCGGTGGATACCCGCTCGGCTTCTGGTTCGCACAGCAGGGTTCTATCTACACCTTCGTGATCCTGATCTTTTTCTATGCCTGGCGCATGAACAAGCTGGATCGTCATTACGACGTGCACGAAGACTAA
- a CDS encoding DUF294 nucleotidyltransferase-like domain-containing protein, translating to MMGDQTDFGTGTAEHQDALGEAVTAFLSRHAPFDHMESDALEFLAGRLHIGFYAAGDTITGPQDGPASRYYIVKQGRVVGVSPEGEGGAENAWELTPGESFPIGALLAERPAHTAHRAAEDTFLYELDKADFDRLLHRSEAFRDFCTRRLANLLEIVQQRAQAGVTRETAGGAALERALSDVVRRPPLSVRPDATLRDALEAIRDARVSSIVVVDEAGAPLGLFTLQDLLAKVVLPGVDLDVPVREMMGAEFVSLPPRATAYEAAVSMAQSGAKHLCVVEDGRLTGVVTERDLFNVRGIGLSRLSREIAAAAPDVDALARLQRELHGFVDQMLSQGVDAVHILRIISGFNDQITRRVIRLCETEGKPEIDYVWLAFGSEGRHEQTLKTDQDNGMLFLPPQGMSAEEARRQLLPLAERINEALARCGYPLCPGDVMARNPECCLSLEEWRDRFNRWIDQGTPEHLLKATIFFDFRAVAGDAAPAEELRAHLLKQSARNSRFRRQLAENALRLRPPLGLFGDFRTSKHNGVATVDLKTHGVTPFVDAARIHALGHGIGATTTLERLDAAAAQGVLQPEAVSAWRDAFRYIELLRMRLHREQAREGNALSNHMAPDQLNDLEQRILKESFRQARKLQAGLALEYQL from the coding sequence CACGCCCCGTTCGACCACATGGAGTCGGACGCGCTCGAATTTCTGGCCGGGCGTCTGCATATCGGTTTTTACGCTGCGGGCGATACCATCACCGGCCCGCAGGACGGACCCGCTTCCCGCTACTACATCGTCAAGCAGGGCCGCGTCGTGGGCGTGTCGCCCGAGGGCGAGGGCGGTGCCGAAAACGCCTGGGAACTGACCCCGGGTGAGAGTTTTCCCATCGGCGCGCTGCTGGCCGAACGTCCCGCGCATACCGCGCATCGCGCCGCCGAAGACACCTTTCTCTACGAACTCGACAAGGCCGATTTCGACCGCCTGCTGCATCGCAGTGAGGCCTTTCGCGATTTCTGCACCCGCCGCCTGGCCAACCTGCTGGAGATCGTCCAGCAGCGCGCGCAGGCGGGCGTCACCCGGGAAACCGCCGGCGGCGCGGCGCTCGAACGCGCCCTGAGCGACGTCGTGCGCCGGCCGCCGCTGTCCGTGCGTCCCGATGCGACGCTGCGCGACGCGCTGGAGGCGATCCGCGACGCGCGGGTGAGCAGCATCGTGGTGGTGGATGAGGCAGGCGCGCCGCTGGGGCTGTTCACCCTGCAGGACCTGCTCGCCAAGGTGGTTCTGCCGGGCGTCGACCTGGACGTGCCGGTACGCGAAATGATGGGCGCGGAGTTCGTTTCGCTGCCGCCCCGGGCGACCGCCTATGAGGCGGCCGTGAGCATGGCGCAAAGCGGCGCCAAGCATCTGTGCGTGGTCGAGGACGGACGCCTGACCGGCGTGGTGACCGAGCGCGACCTGTTCAACGTGCGCGGCATCGGGTTGTCGCGCCTGAGCCGGGAGATCGCCGCCGCCGCCCCCGACGTGGACGCACTGGCGCGTCTGCAACGCGAACTGCACGGCTTCGTCGACCAGATGCTGTCGCAGGGCGTCGACGCCGTGCACATCCTGCGCATCATCAGCGGCTTCAACGACCAGATCACGCGCCGCGTGATCCGCCTGTGCGAGACCGAGGGCAAACCGGAAATCGACTACGTGTGGCTGGCCTTCGGCAGCGAGGGCCGCCACGAACAGACCCTCAAGACCGACCAGGACAACGGCATGCTGTTTCTGCCGCCGCAGGGCATGTCGGCGGAGGAGGCACGACGCCAGTTGCTGCCCCTGGCGGAACGCATCAACGAGGCCCTGGCACGCTGCGGTTATCCGCTGTGCCCCGGCGATGTCATGGCGCGCAATCCTGAGTGCTGCCTGAGCCTGGAGGAATGGCGCGACCGCTTCAACCGCTGGATCGATCAGGGCACGCCCGAACACCTGCTCAAGGCCACCATCTTTTTCGACTTCAGGGCCGTGGCGGGCGACGCCGCGCCGGCCGAGGAACTGCGCGCGCATTTGTTGAAGCAAAGCGCGCGCAACAGCCGTTTCCGCCGGCAGCTTGCCGAGAACGCCTTGCGGCTGCGTCCGCCGCTCGGCCTGTTCGGCGATTTCCGGACGTCCAAGCATAACGGCGTCGCCACCGTGGACCTGAAGACCCACGGGGTGACGCCGTTCGTGGATGCCGCACGCATCCACGCACTGGGGCATGGCATCGGGGCAACCACGACCCTGGAACGGCTCGATGCTGCAGCAGCGCAGGGGGTGCTGCAGCCGGAGGCCGTGTCGGCCTGGCGCGACGCCTTTCGCTATATCGAACTGCTGCGCATGCGCCTGCATCGCGAGCAGGCGCGCGAGGGCAACGCGCTTTCGAATCACATGGCGCCGGACCAGCTCAACGACCTGGAGCAGCGCATCCTCAAGGAGTCGTTTCGCCAGGCGAGAAAACTTCAGGCGGGGCTAGCCCTGGAGTACCAGCTATAA